The following is a genomic window from Syntrophomonadaceae bacterium.
GCATGGGGAATTTTACTGGCCAGTGGGCCAAGCGCCAGGACAACTGCCAGCAGCACAAGGGAATGAACAATGCCGGAAAGATTGGTCCGCCCGCCATTTTGGATGTTGACGACTGTGCGCATAGTGGCTCCGGCACCGGGCACGCCGCCAAATAAGCCGGCAAAAGCGTTGCCGATGCCCTGTCCGATTAATTCCTGGTTGGAACGATGGCGTGTGCGCGTCATATTATCGGCAACAAGTGATGTCAGCAAACTGTCGATTGAGGCGAGAAAAGCTAGGATGACCACTGCCTTTAGCATCACGAGGGGAATCTCAGAGGAAACAACCGGTAAATGCAGGCTGGGGAACCCCGTCGGGATATCGCCAATGAGAGGAGAACCAGGTATAAACAAGCTGACAGTCGTGCCAATCAGCAGCGCCGCCAGCGGGCCGGGGACCCACTTAACCAAGGCCTTCGGCCAGATGAAGACCAGCACCAGGGCGAGCAGGCCTACAAGGAGAGCAGGAAACACCGGAACGGCAATAGCCCCAGGGATAGCCTGCAAAGCGGCGATGGTCCCGCCGCCGTTCGGCACATGGCCAAAAAGGCGTGACAGCTGCAGGGCAATAATGATGCAGCCAATACCGCTCATAAAGCCGGACACGACCGGATAGGGAACCAGGTTGATATACTTACCGAGCTTAAGGATTCCCATCAGAATCTGCAAGAGACCAACCAGGACTACGGCGGTGAAGACAAGAACAGGGTTGCCAGAAAGCACTTCATAGGTCCCAGCAAAAACCACTACCATCGGACCGGTCGGACCGGAAACCTGCGCCCCTGTTCCGCCAAAAAGAGCAGCGAAAAAACCAAGGAAGATTGCACCCCAGAGACCGGCCATCGGCCCGGCCCCCGAGGCTTCACCAAAAGCAAGCGCGAGTGGCAAAGCAACTATGCCGGCAGTAACACCCCCAAAGACATCACCGCGCACGTTGCTGAGTACTAGCAGCTTCATGTAATACCAGACCCTTCTTTTTGAGAAATTAAAGACCGATACTTTTTAATCTTCGAAAAATTGTGGCTAAAATTTAGCAATTCTTGCCACTTGCACGTCTTCCAGATAAACTAAGCCGGCATATTTATTAGCTAAATAATTGTTGATTATCAACTCCATGATTGCCTTGGCTTTTTCTTCGGTAGCAACAACGGTTTCAATTCTTACATTCTCACCAAAAGTGCTCATGCCGCCGGATCCCGACCGGATGCCGCGAGAGCCTTTGCCGGCAATACCTCTATAGATTGTGTAACCCCTCGCGCCTTGCTTGTCAATTATGCGCAGTACATCTGTTTCAATAGCCGCTTCAGTGATGACAACTAATTTCTTTGCAGTTGTCAGTTCCAACCTGCACACCTCCGTTACATACTTTTCTGCCAGATCGCCAATGAAAAACCCGCTGTCATTTCCTGGGCAATTAGAAATAATTGCCCAAAATGAGGGCGAGTTGGTAAGCAAACGGGATTCCAAATGCAATATTAAACGGGAATGCTAC
Proteins encoded in this region:
- a CDS encoding SulP family inorganic anion transporter, with the translated sequence MKLLVLSNVRGDVFGGVTAGIVALPLALAFGEASGAGPMAGLWGAIFLGFFAALFGGTGAQVSGPTGPMVVVFAGTYEVLSGNPVLVFTAVVLVGLLQILMGILKLGKYINLVPYPVVSGFMSGIGCIIIALQLSRLFGHVPNGGGTIAALQAIPGAIAVPVFPALLVGLLALVLVFIWPKALVKWVPGPLAALLIGTTVSLFIPGSPLIGDIPTGFPSLHLPVVSSEIPLVMLKAVVILAFLASIDSLLTSLVADNMTRTRHRSNQELIGQGIGNAFAGLFGGVPGAGATMRTVVNIQNGGRTNLSGIVHSLVLLAVVLALGPLASKIPHAVLAGILIKVGYDIVDKYFLQRVHQSPRSDVVLMLSVLLLTVFVDLITAVIVGAVMAAVLFVKEMADFQLRQLWAGSHHPRDPQVCRLLAKAGSRVTFYEFDGPLSFAVPADMEHEMRERLKRGTEFIILDFSGMLRIDLSATRAVETIIRDAQASGKAVYLAGMTAEVNNTIYSFCSKECISEEHRFATPVQALQKAIDLMGDGDEQEKLGAEITGERNVGMARNY
- a CDS encoding DUF190 domain-containing protein — translated: MELTTAKKLVVITEAAIETDVLRIIDKQGARGYTIYRGIAGKGSRGIRSGSGGMSTFGENVRIETVVATEEKAKAIMELIINNYLANKYAGLVYLEDVQVARIAKF